A genomic window from Winogradskyella sp. J14-2 includes:
- a CDS encoding arylsulfotransferase family protein has protein sequence MKTIRKLALIIIGIFVLMLWSGIVRNAALGQNAAGPLTAPIKAFSEIPSNMKMAYNHYFRAPEYYLKTKEKDLKDINNLSYNLYGSYAYRNGNQFNIELKNFKTNNILKQWELPVKVLSKYYEVGQNDRLYPTRLMPNRDLIASCNEKPGLLRLDSTSKVKWFNKDFIFHHAMNLDHKGNIWIPGVEHEDGLIVPKVVSVDGKKTEYRDDLILNVDAKTGKTLYSKSLTDIFIENDLDKLMNKATHVTDPFHLNDVQPVVIDSSSYFNKGDLFLSFRHLSTIIHYRPETGKVITVIDGPFTFQHDVDVISENTIAIFNNNSPAWDVHFNKNEFKPSNGTIQRKITHSNVLIYNFETNTYKALYEDQFIDNEIFTGAEGLYEILPNGDMFVEEQGAGILWVLNENGVVLKTVIKSDIEGYHYLSNWTTIYTDINF, from the coding sequence ATGAAGACAATAAGAAAATTGGCTTTAATTATTATTGGAATTTTTGTTTTAATGCTATGGAGTGGTATTGTAAGAAACGCAGCGCTTGGCCAAAATGCTGCTGGACCTTTAACAGCCCCAATTAAGGCTTTTTCTGAGATACCATCTAACATGAAAATGGCATATAATCACTATTTCCGAGCACCAGAGTACTATCTAAAAACTAAAGAAAAGGATTTAAAAGATATTAATAATTTAAGCTACAACTTATACGGTTCTTATGCTTACAGAAATGGCAACCAGTTTAACATTGAATTAAAAAACTTTAAAACCAACAATATTCTAAAACAGTGGGAACTACCTGTTAAGGTTTTGTCTAAATATTACGAAGTTGGACAAAATGATAGATTGTACCCAACAAGATTAATGCCTAATAGAGATTTAATTGCTTCTTGCAACGAAAAACCTGGCCTTTTAAGATTAGACTCTACTTCTAAGGTGAAATGGTTTAATAAGGATTTTATTTTTCATCATGCAATGAATTTAGATCATAAAGGCAACATTTGGATACCAGGTGTAGAACATGAAGACGGATTAATTGTTCCTAAGGTGGTATCTGTAGATGGAAAAAAAACCGAATATAGAGATGATCTTATTTTAAATGTAGATGCTAAAACTGGCAAAACGTTATATAGTAAATCTCTTACAGATATTTTTATTGAAAATGATTTAGATAAGCTAATGAATAAAGCTACGCACGTTACTGATCCGTTTCATTTAAACGATGTACAACCAGTAGTAATTGACAGTTCGAGTTATTTTAACAAAGGCGATTTGTTTTTGAGTTTTAGACATTTGTCAACAATTATACATTACAGACCAGAAACAGGTAAAGTAATAACAGTTATTGATGGACCTTTTACCTTTCAGCACGACGTTGATGTTATTTCAGAAAATACAATAGCAATATTTAACAATAATTCGCCAGCTTGGGATGTTCACTTCAATAAAAATGAATTTAAACCAAGTAATGGAACTATTCAACGAAAAATAACACACTCCAATGTTCTTATTTATAACTTTGAGACAAATACCTATAAGGCACTTTATGAAGATCAATTCATTGATAATGAAATTTTTACAGGTGCTGAAGGATTGTATGAAATACTGCCCAATGGCGATATGTTTGTTGAAGAACAAGGGGCTGGAATCTTATGGGTATTAAATGAAAACGGTGTTGTCTTAAAGACGGTAATAAAAAGCGATATAGAAGGATACCATTACCTTTCAAATTGGACAACCATATATACTGATATTAACTTTTAA
- a CDS encoding sulfotransferase domain-containing protein, with protein sequence MLYFIVAGISGFALAASIIALKKIFFELIESSVSLTNEVLSKEDEVIKQKKLIGALKKILLSLLKTTVAFVIIACATLLPLYLYSLLNKVNFESLDFSSLWFILSLSIGSILPFILFKKKKNEDNYSEASKLFHRLILNNYNLSKLLFSFDKKFKKGEKIIESSNFVIVSGLARAGTTSLTDQLYKAGKFSSLDYSNMPLLLAPNLWKKLYNPKNAELKERKHGDRMMFGLNTIEALEEYFFKVFLNDSFIDDSMLVKHEINKEVYDKYLAYQSLIRSDNAHLYLSKNNNLILRYPSLRALNKDFKAIFLFRNPIEHAYSLLNQHLRFSDFQHDDDFIETYMNWLGHHEFGYNQKVFSFDNKPLQIEYDKSTLDYWLSVWLNYYSYLLSLDNASFILIDYQDYLSHPKEVLVYLQNELKMEFDLSNVKPFNNNKVIDTSDCNKELLNITESVYGELKEKKVSF encoded by the coding sequence ATGTTGTATTTTATCGTCGCAGGTATTTCAGGCTTTGCCCTGGCTGCATCTATAATAGCTCTTAAAAAAATATTTTTTGAGCTGATAGAGTCGTCGGTGTCGCTAACCAACGAAGTACTTTCAAAGGAGGATGAAGTTATTAAGCAGAAAAAGCTAATCGGTGCGCTGAAGAAAATTCTTCTTTCGCTATTAAAAACTACCGTGGCATTTGTAATAATTGCATGTGCAACTCTGCTTCCGCTCTATTTATATAGTTTACTAAATAAAGTAAATTTTGAAAGTCTAGATTTTAGCTCATTATGGTTTATATTAAGTCTTTCTATAGGAAGCATACTTCCATTTATCTTATTTAAGAAGAAAAAGAATGAGGACAATTATTCAGAGGCTTCTAAGCTTTTTCATAGACTAATTCTTAATAATTATAATTTGTCAAAACTTCTTTTCTCATTCGATAAAAAATTTAAAAAAGGTGAGAAGATTATAGAGAGTTCAAATTTTGTAATCGTCTCTGGTTTGGCACGTGCCGGAACCACAAGTTTAACAGATCAATTATATAAGGCCGGAAAATTCAGTTCTTTAGATTATTCTAATATGCCTCTGCTTTTAGCGCCTAATTTGTGGAAAAAACTGTACAATCCTAAAAATGCTGAGCTTAAGGAAAGAAAGCATGGCGATAGAATGATGTTTGGATTAAATACTATTGAAGCATTAGAAGAGTATTTTTTTAAGGTATTTCTAAATGATAGTTTTATAGACGATTCTATGCTAGTCAAACACGAAATTAATAAAGAAGTTTACGATAAGTACTTAGCATATCAGTCCTTGATTAGAAGCGATAACGCCCACCTATATTTATCAAAGAATAACAATCTTATTTTAAGGTATCCATCCTTGAGAGCACTAAACAAAGATTTTAAAGCTATATTTTTATTCCGTAATCCTATTGAACATGCATATTCTTTATTAAATCAACATTTGAGATTTTCAGATTTTCAGCACGATGATGATTTCATTGAGACATACATGAATTGGCTAGGGCATCATGAGTTTGGTTACAATCAAAAAGTGTTTAGTTTTGACAATAAACCTCTGCAAATAGAATATGATAAAAGTACATTAGACTATTGGTTATCAGTTTGGTTAAACTATTATTCATATCTTCTAAGTTTAGATAATGCATCCTTTATTTTAATAGATTATCAAGATTATCTATCTCATCCAAAAGAGGTATTGGTATATCTACAGAATGAATTGAAAATGGAGTTTGATTTATCAAATGTAAAGCCATTTAATAATAACAAGGTTATTGATACCTCAGACTGTAATAAAGAGCTTCTTAATATTACCGAAAGCGTCTACGGTGAATTAAAAGAAAAAAAGGTGTCCTTTTAA
- the glmS gene encoding glutamine--fructose-6-phosphate transaminase (isomerizing) — MCGIVGYIGHREAYPIIIKGLQRLEYRGYDSAGIALYDGTDIKLSKTKGKVSDLKERLEHEISTNGTLGIGHTRWATHGVPNDVNSHPHYSNSGDLVIIHNGIIENYDALKKELIKRGYTFKSDTDTEVLVNLIEDVKKNENIKLGKAVQIALNQVVGAYAIAVFDKNKPNEIVVAKLGSPLAIGIGEDEFFIASDASPFIEFTKNAVYLEDEQMAIIRRGKDIKVRKIKGDSLVDPYVQELQLNLEQIEKGGYDHFMLKEIYEQPEAILDTFRGRLLSNEAVIKLAGVEDNMKKFLAADRIIVVACGTSWHAGLVSEYIFEDLARIPVEVEYASEFRYRNPVITEKDIVIAISQSGETADTLAAIKLAKSKGAFVFGVCNVVGSSIARETDAGAYTHAGPEIGVASTKAFTTQITVLTLIALRLARAKGTISSSEFRHHLIELETIPSKVKEALESDGYVQSIAEIYKDAKNFLYLGRGYNFPVALEGALKLKEISYIHAEGYPAAEMKHGPIALIDEQMPVVVIATKKGHYEKVVSNIQEIKSRKGKIIGIVTKGDKSVKELADHVIEVPETIESLTPLLTTIPLQLLSYHIAVMLGKNVDQPRNLAKSVTVE; from the coding sequence ATGTGTGGAATAGTTGGTTATATTGGCCACAGAGAGGCTTATCCAATAATAATTAAGGGGCTTCAAAGATTAGAATACAGAGGCTATGATAGTGCTGGTATAGCATTATACGATGGTACCGATATAAAACTCTCTAAAACCAAGGGTAAAGTTTCGGATCTTAAAGAAAGGTTAGAGCACGAAATTTCAACAAACGGCACTCTCGGTATTGGCCACACTCGCTGGGCTACGCATGGTGTTCCTAATGATGTAAATTCTCATCCTCATTATTCAAACTCAGGAGATTTAGTTATCATTCATAACGGGATCATAGAAAATTATGATGCACTAAAAAAAGAGCTCATTAAACGTGGTTATACATTTAAATCGGATACCGATACTGAGGTTTTAGTCAACCTTATTGAAGACGTAAAGAAAAATGAAAATATAAAACTTGGTAAAGCTGTTCAAATTGCATTAAATCAGGTAGTAGGTGCATATGCAATTGCTGTTTTTGATAAAAATAAACCAAACGAAATCGTAGTTGCTAAACTTGGTAGCCCACTGGCTATAGGCATTGGCGAAGACGAGTTTTTTATCGCTAGTGATGCTTCTCCATTTATTGAATTTACCAAAAATGCTGTTTATCTAGAAGACGAGCAAATGGCAATTATAAGAAGAGGGAAAGATATAAAGGTACGAAAAATAAAAGGTGACTCACTTGTAGACCCTTACGTTCAAGAACTTCAGCTAAACCTTGAGCAAATTGAAAAAGGTGGTTACGATCACTTTATGCTTAAAGAAATATACGAACAACCCGAAGCTATTTTAGACACCTTTAGAGGAAGGCTTCTTAGCAACGAAGCAGTAATTAAACTTGCTGGCGTAGAGGATAACATGAAAAAATTTCTCGCTGCAGACAGAATAATTGTTGTTGCTTGCGGCACATCTTGGCATGCTGGGCTAGTTTCAGAATATATTTTTGAAGATTTAGCTCGGATACCAGTTGAAGTGGAATACGCTTCAGAATTTAGATATAGAAATCCTGTAATAACAGAAAAAGATATTGTTATTGCCATTTCGCAATCTGGTGAAACTGCAGATACGCTTGCAGCAATTAAACTCGCAAAATCAAAAGGAGCTTTTGTATTTGGTGTGTGTAATGTTGTAGGTTCGTCTATTGCCAGAGAAACCGATGCTGGTGCCTATACACATGCTGGGCCAGAGATTGGGGTAGCTTCCACAAAGGCATTTACCACTCAGATAACAGTGCTAACACTTATTGCATTGCGTTTGGCGAGAGCAAAAGGAACCATATCAAGTTCAGAATTTAGACATCATTTGATTGAACTAGAAACCATACCTAGCAAGGTTAAGGAGGCTCTTGAGTCTGACGGCTATGTTCAATCTATAGCAGAAATATATAAGGATGCCAAAAACTTTTTATATCTAGGACGCGGTTATAACTTTCCTGTAGCTTTAGAAGGTGCTTTAAAACTCAAAGAAATTTCTTATATCCATGCAGAAGGTTATCCGGCTGCAGAAATGAAACATGGCCCTATTGCGTTAATTGATGAGCAAATGCCAGTTGTTGTTATTGCAACAAAAAAAGGACACTATGAGAAGGTTGTAAGCAACATTCAAGAGATAAAATCTAGAAAAGGTAAAATTATAGGCATAGTTACCAAAGGCGATAAAAGTGTAAAAGAACTAGCAGACCATGTTATAGAAGTCCCTGAGACTATAGAGTCTCTCACACCTCTTTTAACAACAATTCCATTGCAGTTATTATCCTATCATATTGCGGTAATGTTGGGGAAAAATGTAGATCAACCTCGTAACTTGGCAAAATCTGTTACTGTAGAGTAG
- a CDS encoding DUF4270 domain-containing protein: MNNTKFALNIFALVLIISSFIACDSDFNNLESDVLNSDVATNFNIKKLSETNPEFSDVITYSQALGPVQSNNGPGLSTLGVYDDSYGRVESSFVAQLTLSSYSPDFGEVTEVDSVVLNLPFFSAISDVDEDGNITYETDSVFGSQPIKLSIYRSNYFIRNVDPNSDFNESQPYFSNKSASENELISDANLESELVPILPNPDPETNKHVTLDANGDVTFSNEGFILTSTEGEGENEETTTLRQIPGIRLKLDPQFWEESILNQQTINPTVLSNQNNFLEYFRGLYFKAETVNNDGAYYILSTSTTAASITIYYKRISESTIDDEDATEQASFAMRFGGNRINFLDPSYNVTIPDGDPINGDSRLYLKGGEGAIAKIKLFNGDDLNDGDDLTFDNWKNFFVDTDEDGNFKSIKRIVNEANLVFYVDEDFFGQTGSYNPDNEPHRLYVYDIENKGPLRDFSNEFSNNSLPSISKINHLGALQRVDDDPNQKGVKYKFRITEHINNLLFNDSTNVELGLSVSLNVNLEEQFIQNQTLTTENPDLSVPISSVLSPKGTLLHGNNTNDPSKKVYLEIFYTEPND, translated from the coding sequence ATGAATAACACTAAATTTGCCCTTAATATTTTTGCACTCGTTTTAATTATTTCAAGTTTTATAGCTTGCGATAGTGACTTTAACAATTTAGAGTCTGATGTGCTAAACAGTGACGTAGCAACCAACTTTAACATTAAAAAGCTTAGTGAAACAAATCCTGAATTTTCTGATGTAATAACCTACTCTCAAGCCCTAGGTCCTGTACAATCTAACAATGGTCCTGGGCTAAGCACGCTAGGAGTCTATGATGATTCTTATGGCAGAGTAGAATCTAGCTTTGTAGCCCAATTAACGCTTTCTTCATACTCGCCAGATTTTGGGGAAGTCACAGAAGTAGACTCGGTTGTGTTAAATTTACCTTTTTTTTCTGCAATATCAGACGTTGACGAAGATGGAAATATTACCTATGAAACTGATTCCGTTTTCGGGTCTCAACCCATTAAGTTAAGTATTTATAGAAGCAACTATTTTATAAGAAATGTGGATCCTAATTCAGATTTTAACGAAAGTCAACCGTACTTTTCTAACAAATCAGCTTCTGAGAATGAGCTTATTAGTGATGCTAACTTAGAAAGCGAATTAGTTCCTATATTACCAAACCCTGATCCTGAAACCAATAAGCATGTCACTTTAGATGCGAATGGTGATGTTACTTTTAGTAATGAAGGCTTCATTCTTACATCTACCGAAGGCGAGGGGGAAAATGAGGAAACAACAACCTTAAGACAAATACCTGGTATTAGATTAAAACTAGACCCTCAATTCTGGGAAGAGTCCATTTTAAATCAACAAACCATAAACCCAACAGTCCTCAGCAATCAAAATAACTTTTTAGAATACTTTAGAGGGCTTTATTTTAAAGCAGAAACTGTTAACAATGATGGTGCCTACTACATTCTAAGTACTAGTACTACAGCAGCCAGCATTACAATTTACTATAAAAGAATATCTGAATCTACTATAGATGACGAAGATGCAACAGAACAAGCATCTTTTGCTATGAGATTTGGTGGTAACAGAATTAATTTTTTAGACCCAAGTTATAACGTCACTATTCCCGATGGTGACCCAATAAATGGCGATAGTAGGTTGTACCTTAAAGGTGGTGAGGGAGCAATTGCCAAAATCAAACTTTTTAATGGTGACGATCTAAATGATGGAGATGATTTAACTTTTGATAATTGGAAAAACTTCTTCGTAGATACAGATGAGGACGGCAATTTTAAAAGTATTAAGCGTATTGTAAACGAAGCAAATTTGGTTTTTTATGTTGATGAAGATTTTTTTGGACAAACTGGCAGTTACAATCCTGATAACGAACCGCACCGACTTTATGTGTATGATATCGAAAATAAAGGCCCTTTAAGAGATTTTTCTAATGAATTCTCAAACAATAGCTTACCTTCGATATCAAAGATAAATCATCTTGGTGCCTTGCAGCGTGTAGATGACGATCCTAACCAAAAAGGTGTGAAATATAAATTTAGAATTACAGAACACATAAATAATTTATTATTTAATGATTCTACCAATGTTGAACTAGGTTTATCTGTCTCCTTAAATGTAAATTTAGAAGAGCAGTTTATTCAAAACCAAACTCTAACAACGGAAAATCCAGATTTATCAGTACCTATAAGTTCGGTTTTATCGCCAAAGGGTACTCTGCTACATGGTAATAACACAAATGATCCAAGCAAAAAGGTTTATCTCGAAATATTTTATACAGAACCAAACGACTAA
- a CDS encoding glycogen/starch synthase, giving the protein MKDKRILYVSSEVVPYLPETEISSMSFEAPRMVNKQGGQIRIFMPRFGNINERRHQLHEVIRLSGINLVINDLDMPLIIKVASIPKERIQVYFIDNEEYFKRKATLTDEDGKLFPDNDERAIFFAKGVIETVKKLNWAPDIIHVNGWLASLLPLYLKEFYKTEPLFTESKIVTSVYNQNFEGTLDKGMIEKIKFDGLDGDVIKPLQKPDYINLMKVAIDNSDAVIRGSEVLPKELDSYLSALEKPVLDFYSIEEFADPYKEFYKETVLKDS; this is encoded by the coding sequence ATGAAAGATAAACGAATATTGTATGTGTCCTCGGAAGTAGTTCCATATTTACCAGAAACCGAGATTTCTTCAATGTCCTTTGAAGCTCCAAGGATGGTAAACAAACAAGGAGGGCAAATACGAATATTTATGCCACGCTTTGGTAATATTAACGAAAGAAGACATCAGCTGCACGAAGTTATTCGCTTATCTGGTATTAATCTTGTGATCAACGATTTAGATATGCCGCTGATTATTAAAGTAGCCTCTATTCCAAAAGAGCGTATTCAGGTATACTTTATAGATAATGAAGAGTATTTTAAAAGAAAAGCCACTTTAACCGATGAAGATGGCAAGCTGTTTCCAGACAACGATGAGCGTGCTATTTTCTTTGCTAAAGGTGTTATAGAAACCGTTAAAAAATTAAACTGGGCACCAGACATTATTCATGTAAATGGATGGTTAGCATCATTACTACCACTTTATCTTAAAGAATTCTATAAAACCGAACCCTTATTTACAGAAAGTAAAATAGTAACCTCAGTATACAATCAAAACTTTGAAGGTACGTTAGATAAAGGTATGATAGAAAAGATAAAGTTTGATGGCTTGGACGGAGATGTCATAAAACCTTTACAAAAACCTGATTATATTAATCTTATGAAAGTGGCTATTGATAACTCTGACGCTGTAATAAGAGGCTCAGAGGTATTACCTAAAGAGTTAGATAGCTATTTGAGCGCGTTAGAAAAACCCGTATTAGATTTTTACTCTATTGAAGAGTTTGCAGATCCCTACAAAGAATTTTATAAAGAAACTGTACTAAAAGACAGTTAA
- the panC gene encoding pantoate--beta-alanine ligase, whose translation MKIFHNKSELSYLTDKLKSKDSRIGFVPTMGALHKGHLSLVEIGLRENNVVVVSIFVNPTQFDNKEDLKKYPRTLEADVALLETISADKIIVYAPSVEDIYGDNVQSQSFKFDGLEREMEGAFREGHFDGVGTIVKRLFEIIKPDSAYFGKKDFQQLQIIKKLVALYRIPVEVIGCSIYREDDGLAMSSRNARLTEKQREVAPFIYKTLKSAKTKFGTKSAKKVTEWVEEQFSKQPLLELEYFSIADTKTLKPVKRKSTKKTYRAFIAVYAGDIRLIDNIALN comes from the coding sequence GTGAAAATTTTTCATAATAAATCTGAATTATCTTACTTAACGGATAAACTAAAGTCTAAAGACTCGAGAATTGGTTTTGTGCCAACGATGGGTGCGCTTCATAAAGGGCATTTGTCTTTAGTTGAAATAGGGTTAAGAGAAAACAACGTTGTTGTAGTTAGTATTTTTGTTAACCCTACACAGTTTGATAACAAAGAAGATTTAAAAAAATATCCTAGAACACTAGAGGCTGATGTCGCATTGCTAGAAACTATTAGCGCTGATAAAATTATAGTGTACGCGCCTTCAGTTGAAGATATTTATGGCGATAACGTACAATCGCAATCGTTTAAATTTGATGGTCTTGAGAGGGAAATGGAAGGTGCCTTTAGAGAGGGTCATTTTGATGGAGTGGGTACCATAGTGAAACGCTTATTTGAAATCATAAAACCCGATAGCGCTTACTTTGGTAAAAAAGACTTTCAACAATTGCAAATCATAAAGAAACTGGTTGCATTGTACCGCATTCCTGTTGAGGTTATAGGATGCTCAATTTATAGAGAGGATGATGGTTTGGCAATGAGTTCTAGGAACGCAAGATTAACAGAAAAGCAAAGAGAGGTGGCGCCGTTTATCTATAAAACACTAAAATCTGCCAAAACCAAGTTTGGCACAAAAAGTGCTAAAAAAGTAACGGAATGGGTAGAAGAGCAGTTTAGTAAACAACCGCTCTTAGAGTTAGAATACTTTAGTATTGCAGACACAAAAACCTTAAAACCAGTAAAACGAAAATCAACAAAAAAAACATATAGAGCATTTATTGCTGTGTATGCTGGTGATATAAGACTAATAGATAATATCGCCTTAAATTAA
- the panD gene encoding aspartate 1-decarboxylase — MQIQVVKSKIHRVKCTGADLNYIGSITIDEDLMDAANIIQGEKVQIVNNNNGERLETYCIPGPRNSGEITLNGAAARKVAVGDVLILITYAFMDIEKAKVFKPSLVFPDEATNLLK; from the coding sequence ATGCAAATACAAGTCGTAAAATCTAAGATACATCGCGTTAAATGTACAGGAGCAGACCTTAACTACATTGGTAGTATAACTATTGACGAAGATTTAATGGATGCTGCTAATATTATACAAGGTGAAAAAGTTCAGATTGTAAATAATAATAATGGTGAGCGTCTCGAAACCTACTGTATCCCTGGGCCAAGAAACAGCGGTGAAATAACATTAAATGGTGCAGCTGCCCGAAAAGTGGCAGTTGGCGATGTTTTAATTTTAATCACTTATGCTTTTATGGATATTGAAAAAGCTAAAGTATTTAAGCCTTCATTAGTATTTCCAGACGAAGCAACCAACCTTCTAAAATAA
- a CDS encoding YbhN family protein, with protein sequence MSKSKSILKIIIPLLLGVALVWYSLSQISIPKLVQYFKDADYFWIILGVIFGVLSHLSRAYRWLFMAEPLGYTPKLANSFMSVYSAYLINFTIPRAGEVARASILANYEKIPFEKGFGTIVAERVADTIMLLLIIGLAFILEFEFIFNFFASKFNPTTLIIGILILIAMASLLYTVVVKSSLKIAVKIKTFINGLVEGALSIFKMKKKWAFILHTIFIWVMYLSMFYITTFALPELENIALAAVLIGFILASFSIAATNGGIGSFPEAVVIAFALFNIDEDPSRAFGWIMWSTQTLVIIILGGISLIYLPIYNRKPESI encoded by the coding sequence TTGAGTAAATCTAAGTCTATTCTAAAGATTATAATACCCTTACTCTTAGGTGTAGCTTTAGTATGGTATTCGCTCTCACAAATTTCAATTCCAAAGTTAGTTCAATATTTTAAGGATGCTGATTATTTTTGGATAATTTTAGGTGTCATTTTTGGTGTTTTAAGTCACCTGTCTAGAGCATATCGTTGGTTGTTTATGGCAGAGCCTTTGGGCTATACACCCAAGTTGGCTAATAGCTTTATGTCAGTGTACTCAGCTTATCTCATCAATTTTACTATACCGAGAGCGGGTGAAGTGGCAAGGGCTTCAATTTTAGCTAATTATGAGAAAATTCCGTTTGAAAAAGGTTTTGGTACCATAGTGGCAGAGCGCGTAGCAGATACAATTATGCTTTTGTTAATTATAGGGTTGGCCTTTATATTAGAGTTTGAATTTATATTCAATTTTTTTGCAAGCAAATTCAATCCAACAACTCTAATAATAGGTATTTTAATACTCATTGCTATGGCATCGTTGCTGTATACTGTAGTAGTTAAGAGTAGCCTAAAGATTGCCGTAAAGATTAAAACATTTATTAACGGTTTGGTTGAAGGTGCATTGAGTATTTTTAAAATGAAAAAAAAGTGGGCCTTCATTTTGCATACAATATTTATTTGGGTAATGTATTTGTCCATGTTCTACATTACCACATTTGCATTGCCAGAATTAGAAAATATAGCATTAGCAGCAGTTTTAATAGGATTTATCTTAGCAAGTTTTAGCATTGCTGCAACCAATGGTGGTATAGGCTCATTTCCAGAAGCTGTAGTAATAGCTTTTGCTCTATTCAATATTGACGAAGACCCAAGTAGGGCTTTTGGTTGGATAATGTGGTCTACCCAAACTTTAGTAATTATAATTCTTGGTGGTATTTCTTTAATCTATTTGCCAATCTATAATAGAAAGCCAGAAAGTATTTAG
- a CDS encoding alpha/beta hydrolase: protein MKTFFTYLFFLCFLINSRAQAIYKTIDSYKLDGTRELKIQLPRNYDPEAERAYPLVIVLDGDYLFEPVAGNIDYQAYWEDIPDCIVVGIKQDTTREMDFSYDNTTYFPSEGGADFYEFLSGELLSFVEESYKVSNFKVIIGHDLGANFINYYLFKDNPLFRAYVSLSPDLAPEMSYRLQERLSILEQETFYYMATADADIKALKNAIVECDAKLKSIQNDKLHYKFDNFEDANHYSLVGRGIPKALNEIFTLYKPISAKEYKEKILTYSGSPYDYLIKKYENIEYFYGFEKKITENDIRAIAAACKNRDDLESLEKLAKLVNKEFPKSMLGAYYMGMYYEKEGNLRKALLRYKAGLMLEPSQYIDKEMMLEKMYEVQDAIDN, encoded by the coding sequence ATGAAGACATTCTTCACCTATCTGTTTTTTTTATGTTTTTTAATAAACAGTAGAGCTCAAGCTATTTATAAGACCATTGATTCTTACAAATTAGATGGTACGAGAGAATTAAAGATTCAGTTACCAAGAAATTACGATCCCGAAGCGGAGCGTGCATATCCCTTAGTTATAGTTCTTGATGGCGATTACTTATTTGAGCCTGTTGCGGGTAATATAGACTATCAGGCCTATTGGGAAGATATTCCAGATTGTATCGTAGTTGGAATTAAACAAGATACAACGCGCGAAATGGATTTTTCTTACGATAATACAACGTACTTTCCCTCAGAAGGAGGTGCGGACTTTTATGAATTTTTAAGTGGTGAGCTATTATCTTTTGTAGAAGAAAGCTATAAAGTCTCAAATTTCAAAGTTATTATTGGGCACGATTTGGGTGCAAACTTCATTAATTATTATTTATTTAAGGATAACCCACTATTTAGAGCTTATGTAAGTTTAAGCCCAGATTTGGCACCAGAAATGAGCTATAGATTGCAAGAACGATTATCTATTTTAGAACAAGAAACCTTTTATTATATGGCAACTGCAGATGCCGATATTAAAGCCTTAAAGAATGCTATTGTTGAGTGCGATGCCAAATTAAAATCTATTCAAAATGATAAGTTGCATTACAAGTTCGATAATTTTGAAGACGCCAATCACTATTCTCTTGTTGGTCGAGGTATCCCAAAAGCTTTAAATGAGATATTTACTTTATATAAGCCAATTAGCGCTAAAGAGTATAAGGAAAAAATCCTTACTTACAGCGGTTCTCCGTATGACTATCTTATCAAAAAGTATGAAAACATAGAGTATTTTTATGGTTTTGAAAAGAAAATAACCGAAAACGATATTAGAGCTATTGCTGCAGCATGTAAAAATCGCGACGACTTAGAGTCTTTAGAAAAGTTAGCCAAACTGGTAAATAAGGAGTTCCCAAAATCCATGTTAGGAGCTTATTACATGGGAATGTACTACGAAAAGGAAGGAAATTTAAGAAAAGCACTACTTCGCTACAAAGCAGGCTTAATGTTAGAACCATCACAGTATATAGATAAGGAAATGATGTTAGAAAAAATGTATGAAGTTCAGGATGCGATAGATAACTAG